The following are from one region of the Planctomycetia bacterium genome:
- the mnmA gene encoding tRNA 2-thiouridine(34) synthase MnmA codes for MAKVVLAMSGGVDSSVAAHLLRRDGHDVIGLFMRHGEAEPTECAIGSDAGTTKKAGAPLFNILPSTPGHKQGCCSASDAADARRVADRLDIPFYALDFHDDFGRIQDYFVEEYTSGRTPNPCVMCNNWLKFGKLCEYADGVGADFVATGHYARLQHLDGPDAPPALMRGVDDSKDQTYVLFGIEREVLKRVLFPVGEFHKDQIREMAREVGLRVADKKDSQEICFVPNNDYASFVRGRLGDDFDLSGEIVTTDGRSVGRHGGIENFTIGQRKGLNLAFGEPRYVVRIEADTKRVVIGTQAELLRTELTARAANWLIEEPQGPIECQVKIRYKNQPAQATVTPLPQGRMQIQMHEPRAGVAPGQAVVCYAGDRVLGGGWIE; via the coding sequence ATGGCAAAGGTCGTTTTAGCGATGTCGGGCGGGGTCGACAGCAGTGTCGCCGCGCACCTCTTGCGCCGCGACGGCCACGACGTCATCGGGCTTTTCATGCGGCACGGCGAGGCCGAGCCGACGGAGTGTGCGATCGGTTCGGACGCCGGCACGACGAAGAAAGCCGGAGCGCCGCTGTTCAATATCCTGCCGTCGACGCCCGGTCATAAGCAGGGCTGCTGTAGCGCGAGCGATGCAGCCGACGCGCGACGTGTCGCCGATCGGCTCGACATTCCGTTCTACGCTCTCGACTTCCACGACGACTTCGGACGAATCCAAGATTATTTCGTCGAAGAATACACGTCGGGACGGACGCCCAACCCGTGCGTCATGTGCAACAACTGGTTGAAGTTCGGCAAGCTTTGCGAGTATGCCGACGGGGTCGGAGCCGACTTCGTCGCGACGGGGCACTATGCCCGCTTGCAGCATCTCGACGGCCCCGACGCTCCGCCGGCGCTCATGCGCGGCGTCGACGACTCTAAGGATCAGACCTACGTGCTCTTCGGCATCGAGCGCGAGGTGCTGAAGCGGGTTCTATTTCCTGTAGGCGAGTTCCACAAAGATCAGATTCGCGAGATGGCCCGCGAAGTCGGCCTGCGCGTCGCCGACAAGAAAGACAGCCAGGAAATCTGCTTCGTCCCGAACAACGACTATGCTTCGTTCGTGCGCGGCCGGCTCGGCGACGACTTCGATCTATCGGGCGAGATCGTCACGACCGACGGCCGCTCCGTCGGGCGACACGGCGGCATCGAAAACTTTACCATCGGCCAGCGCAAGGGCTTGAACCTAGCTTTCGGCGAACCGCGCTACGTCGTCCGCATCGAAGCCGACACGAAGCGCGTCGTCATCGGCACGCAAGCAGAACTGCTTCGGACCGAGCTCACGGCACGGGCCGCGAATTGGCTGATCGAAGAGCCGCAGGGCCCGATCGAGTGCCAAGTGAAAATTCGTTATAAGAATCAACCGGCCCAGGCGACGGTTACGCCCCTGCCCCAGGGCCGCATGCAGATTCAAATGCATGAGCCGCGCGCGGGAGTCGCTCCCGGTCAGGCCGTGGTTTGTTACGCCGGCGATCGGGTTCTCGGCGGCGGATGGATCGAATAG